Genomic window (Mycolicibacterium smegmatis):
CGCCGACATCCTTTGCGATGGGACGACATGTGGTGGCACACTCGATACGTGCTCATTGAGCAGAGGCGATTTTTCTACGGGTACCGGCCTGCGGTGCCCGTGGTCTAGCTGCCTTCCCCTTCCCAGCCCCGCGGTCCGCATCCGGATCCGGGGCTCGTCTCTTGTGTGAGGCCCGATCACCGGATGGGACCCCCACACGATGAGGAGCCTCACATGCCTGAGACCATCGATGCCGTGCCTGAGATCGATGACCTGCGTCGTGAGATCGACGAACTCGACGCCACCATCATCGCCGCCATCCAGCGGCGCACCGAAGTGTCGAAGACCATCGGTAAAGCACGCATGGCATCGGGCGGTACCCGCCTGGTCCACAGCCGTGAGATGAAGGTCATCGAGCGCTACATCGACGCGCTCGGCCCGGAGGGCAAGGACCTCGCGATGCTGTTGCTGCGCCTCGGCCGCGGCCGCCTCGGGTACTAGCGCTCGGCCTCGTGCGCCGAGTGTGCGCTTTCATACGCCCGCGGCGGCGCGTCGGGGATGAAACCGCACGGTCGGCGGGAAGTCAGCGGGAAGTCAGCGTGGCTTGCCCGGCGGCAGCTTCTTGAGCGAGTCGACCAGCCACGGCGTCAGCCATTCCACGGCCTCGGCAGTGGGATGCACACCGTCGCTGCGCATCCGGATGCCGTCCACGCGCGCGGTGTAGGCGCCGTTGGGGTTGAGCTTGGCGTTGAAGTCGAGCACCGACACGTTGGGCCGCTTGGCGGCGACGTCGCGCAGGATCGTGTTCCACGCCCGCACGCGTGACGGCTGGTCCTCGGGGTACAGGCTGCCGTCCGCGCGTTCGCCGCGGCGCGTGTAGGGCGCGGTCGTGACGACGACGCGTGCGCCGGTCGAACCGAGGATGTCCAGAGCCCGCTGTAGTTCGGCGGTGAGGTAGTCGTCGTAGGCGTCCTCACCGATGTGGGTCCAGTGGCCCTCGTGCTTGCGGTCGACGATCTCCCAGCGACCGATCATCAGCAGCACCGTGTCGGGGCGGTCGTGCCGGATGCGCTGGGTCCAGCGGGCGGGCCACGTGTCGCACTCGGGTTTCTGGTTGAGGGTCTCCCCTGCCGACCGGTACGGCCCGCCGCGCGCGATACCGCAGCCGATGGTCGTGTAGTTGCTGAACGCCAGGCCCGGCGTGGCGGGCAGATAACGCATCAACGTCCACGCGACCGAATCACCGAACACCGCGACGCTGTGGGTTCCCGGTGCCCGGCGTGCGGGCGCAGGTCCCAGAACAGGCCGTTCGGCACCCACGTCGGGCTGCACCGCGGCGGCCGACATGACGTCGGGCCCCAGCGGCGTGGGCTGCGGGGGCGTGACGGGCACGACGGTCAGGGTGACGACGGCAGCGGTCGCCGCCGTGGCCGCGGCCAGCGGCAGCATCGGCACATGCTGTGGCCGCCAGCGCCGCACGGGTTGTTCGACGAACCGCCACGACACCCACGCGAGCGCGATCGTCACCCCGAAGCGCAGCGCGACCAGCGACCATCCCGTCAGCCCCGTGCGTTCGCCGTTGAGGATCAAGAACAGCGGCCAGTGCCACAGGTACACGCCGTACGAGATCGCACCGAGCGCGACGAGTGGCCGCCACCCCAGCGCCCTGGCCACCCAGCCGTACTGGTCGAGGGCGACGGGCACGATCACCAGCACCGCTGCGGCCGCGACGATGATCAGCAGGCCGTGCCGGAAGTCCTCGGCGTCGCCTGTGGCCAAGTGCGCGGCGGCGCCCAGCACGGCGAGTCCGAACACCGGGAGCACCCACGCGATCCAGCGCCGCCACCGCGCGCGGATCAGGGTCCCCGACACCGTGAGTGCCGACCAGTCGCGCACCAGCAGCGCCGCGGCCGCGGCGCCGAGCAGCAGACCCTGCGCGCGGAAGTCGGTGCCGAAGTAGACGCGGTTCAGGGTGTCGGTGTTGACGGCCACGATCGCGCAGGCCGCCGAGGCGGCCGCACCGGCCGTCGCGATCACGACCACCGCGATGCGCACGGCGCGGGCCCCGCGCCGGCGCAACAGGAGCACGGCGAACAGCACCAGGAGCGGCCAGACGAGGTAGTACTGCTCTTCGACCCCGAGTGACCAGGTGTGCTGCAGGGGCGACGGCGGCGCGCCCTGTGAGAAGTAGTCGGCCTGCTGGGCGACGAAAGCCCAGTTGGCCACCCAGAAGAACGCCGCGACGGCGTCGTCGCGCAGCGAGGTCACCGCATCGGGCGGGAACAGCTCGCGCGCGGCGACGACCGCGAGGGTCATGACGAGCAGCGCGGGCAGCAGGCGCCGGGCACGACGGATCCAGAAGCCCTTGAGGTCGACGCGGCCGGTGCGGGCGAACTCGTCGAGCAGCAACGACGTGATCAGGAATCCGCTGAGCACGAAGAAGATGTCGACGCCGATGAATCCCCCCGCCACGCCGGGCACACCGGCGTGGCCGGCCAGGACCAACAGGACCGCGATGGCCCGGATGCCGTCGAGTGCGGGGATCTCGCCGCGCGCAGGGAGGGTCCGACGGCGACCGGCAGCACGGACTGGCGCCGCAGTCACGTCATGACCTCCTGTCTGGCGTATGAGCCCAGAAGTTTAGGGGTCGGTGACGGTCGAATCCGGAAGGCGCGCCACGGGTCGGCGGTTCGCGGTTTAGGATCTGCGCAACACCCCATCGCGAAGTCCGGCCATGACTCTTTCGCCCACTGTCAAGCAGGTCGCGGCGGTCCTGACCGTCGTCGTGCCGCTGTTCGTCCCCGAAGTGGTGCTGAGCTTCACGCCGTTTCACGCCGACGCCGCGATGGTCATGGCAGGCATGCTGCCGACGGTGCTGGCCTGGGTGTTCGCTCCGCGTTACGCCGCAGGCGCGGCAGTGCTTGCGGCGCTGGCGAATACGCTCGCGGTGCTCGCGTTCGGCAACCTCGCGCTCACGGCCCTGCTGGCCGGCGCGCTCGCATTGCTGGTGGGGCTGAGTGCACGGCGCGGTCTGCACATCGTCGGGATGTTCATCGCGGTGCAACCGCTGATCACGCTCGTCGCGGGCTTCCCGACGGTCGAACTCAGCGGTCAGACGCCCGGCACCGGTGGCCAGGCGGTGCTGTGTGGGGTGTTCGCGCTGGGCGGCGGCCTGTGGGCGCTGGCGGTGGGCGCGTTGATGCTGCGCGACGAGGTGGTCGGCCCGCCCGATCCGGTGCCGGTGCCGATCGTCGGGTTCTACACCGCGGCACTGCTGTTGATGCTCGTGCCGGGCACCGTGGTGGCGGCGTCGTGGTTCCTGCACACCACCGCGGGGTGGCTGCTCGCGACGATCGTTCTGGTGACCCGCCCTACCTATGACGAGTCACGCCGCATGATCGTCGAGCGGTCGCTGGGCACGGTTGTCGGTGGTCTCGCCGCGGCCGGTGTCGCGCTGGTGGTGCAGAACGGCCTGGCACTGGTGCTTCTGGGCACCGCGGCCATGGTCGTGGCCGCGGTGCTGCAGCTCATGCATGCCCGCTACGCGTACTTCGCCGGGTTCCTCACCGCGGCCCTCGTGCTGGTCAACGCCGAACGCGCCGACGTGCTGACCACGGGCGCCGAGCGGATCCTGTGGACCGTTCTCGGTGCGCTGGCCGTGGCCGCTGTGGTGACCACGGCCGAAGCACTGCTGGGCCGCCACTCCGACAGGGCGGCGGAGGCCGCCCCGAGCCGCGCTACTTCGTGAGCGCGATGTACTTGGTGTCGAGGTACTCCTCGATGCCCTCGATACCGCCTTCGCGCCCGAACCCGGATTCCTTGATGCCGCCGAAAGGTGCTGCCGGATCGGAGATCACACCACGGTTGATCCCGACCATGCCGGACTGGATCGTCTCGGCCACGCGCAGCGCACGGTCGAGCGACTGCGTGTAGATGTAGGCGGCCAGGCCGTATTCGGTGTCGTTGGCCGCGGCGATGCCTTCTTCCTCGGTGTCGAATCCGGTGATCGGCGCGACGGGCCCGAACACCTCCTCTTTGAGGATGCGCGCGTCGGCGGGCACGTCGGCCAAAACGGTCGCGGGGTAGAAGTTGCCCGGGCCGCCCGGTGCGACGCCGCCGACCGCGACCGTCGCGCCGCGTGACACCGCGTCGGAGACGAGCTCGGTGACCGTGGCGACCTGCTTGGAGTTGATCAGCGGTCCCAGCGTCGACGACGGGTCGAGGCCCTTGCCGAGGGTGAACTCGCTCATGCGCTTGACGAGCTTCTCGGTGAACTCCTCGCGCACCGAGTTGGCGACGTGGAACCGGTTGGCCGCGGTGCACGCCTCGCCGCCGTTGCGCATCTTGGCCAGGATCGCGCCGTCGACGGCCGCGTCGACGTCGGCGTCGTCGAACACGATGAACGGCGCGTTGCCACCCAGTTCCATCGAGGTCCGCAGCAGTTTGTCCGCGGACTGCTTGACCAGCGCCTTGCCCACACCGGTCGAGCCGGTGAACGTGAGCTTGCGCAGCCGGCCGTCGTCGATGAGCGCGCCCGTGACCCCGCGCGGGTTGCTGGTGGGCAGCACCGACAGGACGCCCTTGGGCAGCCCGGCCTCGTCCATGAGCTTGGCCAGCAGCAGCATGGTCAGCGGGGTTTCCTGTGCGGGCTTGACGATCATGGTGCAGCCGGCCGCGAACGCCGGGCCCATCTTGCGGGTGCCCATGGCCAGCGGGAAGTTCCACGGCGTGATCGCGTAGCACGGGCCGACGGCCTGCTTGGTCACCAGGATCCGTCCGGTGCCCGCGGGCGCGTGCGTATAGCGGCCGTCGATGCGCACGGCCTCCTCGGAGAACCAGCGGAAGAACTCGGCGCCGTAGGCCACCTCGCCCTTGCTCTCGGGCAGCACCTTGCCCATCTCGAGCGTCATCAGCGCGGCGATGTCGTCGGCACGCTCGGTGATCTTCTCGAAGACCGACCGCAGGATCTCGCCCCGCGTGCGCGCAGGCGTCGCGGCCCACTCGTCCTGCACGGCGCATGCCGCGTCGAGTGCGGCGATCGCATCCTCGGCGGTGGCATCGGCGACCGCGGTGATCACCTGATCGTCGCTCGGATCGAGCACGTTGAACGTCGACGCGGCCTTCTGCTCCTCACCACCGATCCACAGTCCGGTGGGGACGGATGAAATCAGGTCTTCGATGCGCATACATCCATCATGTACACCCTCGACACGTTCACCGCACTAAGGTCGACACAATGAGCGCTGACATCACCGAAACTCCCGCATGGCAGGCTTTGTCGGACCACCACGCCGAGATCGGCGACCGGCATCTGACAGAACTGTTTGCTGACGATCCCGCGCGGGGAACCGAGTTGGCGTTGACCGTCGGGGATCTCTACATCGACTACAGCAAGCACCGCGTCACGCGGCGCACCCTGGACCTGCTCGTCGACCTGGCGCGCGCGGCCGGGTTGGAGGAGCGCCGGGATGCGATGTTCGCCGGCGAGCACATCAACACCTCCGAGGACCGCGCGGTGCTGCACACCGCGCTGCGCCTGCCGCGGGACGCCAAGCTGGTGGTGGACGGTCAGGACGTGGTCGCCGATGTGCACGACGTGCTGGACCGCATGGGCGATTTCACCGACCGGTTGCGCAGCGGAGAGTGGACCGGCGCCACCGGCGAACGCATCACCACGGTGGTCAACATCGGCATCGGCGGCTCGGATCTGGGTCCGGTGATGGTGTACGACGCGCTGCGCCATTACGCCGACGCCGGCATCTCGGCGCGCTTCGTGTCCAACGTCGACCCCGCCGATCTGGTCGCCAAACTCGACGGCCTGGATCCGGCGAAGACGTTGTTCATCGTCGCCTCCAAGACGTTCTCGACGCTGGAGACGCTGACCAATGCGACGGCGGCGCGGCGCTGGCTCACCGACGCCCTGGGTGACGCCGCGGTGGCCAAGCATTTCGTCGCGGTGTCCACCAACAAGAAGCTGGTCGACGAGTTCGGCATCAACACCGACAACATGTTCGGGTTCTGGGACTGGGTGGGCGGGCGCTACTCGGTGGACAGTGCGATCGGGTTGAGCGTGATGGCCGTGATCGGCAAGGAACGCTTCGCCGAGTTCCTGGCCGGGTTCCACATCGTCGACGAGCACTTCCGCACCGCCCCGCTGCACCAGAACGCTCCGGCGCTGCTGGGGCTGATCGGGCTGTGGTACTCGAATTTCTTTGGCGCGCAATCCCGTGCGGTGCTGCCCTACTCCAACGACCTGTCACGGTTCGCGGCGTACCTGCAGCAGTTGACCATGGAATCCAACGGCAAGTCGGTACGCGCCGACGGCACACCGGTGTCCACCGACACCGGTGAGATCTTCTGGGGCGAGCCGGGCACCAACGGCCAGCACGCCTTCTACCAGTTGCTGCACCAGGGCACCCGACTGGTGCCCGCGGACTTCATCGGGTTCTCCCAGCCCACCGACGACCTGCCCACGGCCGATGGCACCGGCAGCATGCACGACCTGCTGATGAGCAACTTCTTCGCCCAGACCCAGGTGCTGGCATTCGGAAAGACCGCCGACGCAATAGCTTCCGAGGGCACCCCCGCAGATGTGGTGCCGCACAAGGTGATGCCCGGCAACCGGCCCACCACCAGCATCCTCGCCACCAAGCTCACCCCGTCGGTCGTCGGGCAGTTGATCGCCCTCTACGAACATCAGGTGTTCACCGAAGGCGTGATCTGGGGCATCGACTCGTTCGACCAGTGGGGCGTGGAACTGGGCAAGACGCAGGCCAAGGCCCTGCTCCCGGTTCTGACCGGCGACAAATCTCCTGCCGCGCAGTCGGATACGTCCACCGACGCCCTGGTGCGGCGCTACCGGACCGAACGGGGCCGGCCCGCTTAGGCTTCGGCGTCGGCTTCTGCGTCCGAACGCCTGGTCCAGCCCAGGATCATCGCGGGCAGGCAGCTGCCGATCATCAAGGCCGCCAAGGCCATCAGCGCACCGGCATAGGCCAGGTCGCGGATGGTCTTGGCGTCGGCGCCGGTCAGCTGCGTCGACACGATGATCAGGAAGAAGATCGGTACCAGCATCAGCGACTGGATGACGGTCAGCCCGATGGACCGTGCGCTGTTGCGCTGCGCGATCTCATATTCGTCGAGTGTCGCACTGGGAGCGTCACTTTGACGCCCCAGCACAATCTGCAACATCAACCAGACCGGGAAGAACACTGCGACCGCAGGCAGCCACATCAACGCGGCCTGCCGAAAACCCGTGGCGCACAACACACTCGTGATCACCATGAGTGCGAGCGAGGCGGCCAGCACACCGACGAGCAGGCGGCGACGGCCCTGTGTGCGCCAGCCGGGCAGCGAGTTGGCGTATGTGCTCTGGTGTTTGAGAAAGCGGCCCGTCCGGTGGTCCTGGTACCGGTCGATGAGCGTCGGCTTCGGGGTGGTGCGCGTCGATCTAGTCATCAGCACTTCCTTCCGGTTGGCCCGTTCTCCCATAGAGCTCGGTGGACAGCGGAGTGAAGGCGGTGCGTGAGAACACCGCCTCCACCGGCAGGCCGAACACGTCGCAGATGCGGAACGCCAGATCGAGGCTGGGGTAATGGTCGCCTCGCTCCAGCGCTCCGACCGTCTGCGGATTGACGTTGATCAGGCCCGCAAGCTCCGCTCGGCTCATCCGCCGCTCGGCGCGTAGCACCGCGATGCGGTTGTAGATGGGGAGAGTTTCCCCGCGCCTCACCGGACTCATGCAACACATTGTTGGGAAAACCCAACAATGTGTCAACATGATCCATGGAATTGTTTGGCCGTCCGAAAGGAAGTTGCTGTTCAGGCCCTTACGGGGCGGGGATGGTGGCGCATCCGACGTTCGGGATGCAACCGCTGGCGCCACCGGGTCCGGCCGTACCACCCGGGCCACCGGGGATCACGCCGGTCGCACCGTCAGGTCCGGCGGTACCGGCCGGTCCACCGGGGATGGAGCCCGTTGCGCCGTCGGGTCCTGCGGCACCTCCCGGACCACCGGGGATGGCACCGCTGGCGCCGCCCGGTCCGGCCGTGCCACCCGGACCACCGGGGATCTGACCGGTCGCGCCGCCGGGACCGGCGGTGCCGATGTCCGAGCACGGTGTGCCGTCAGCGTTGACACACGGCGGCGGGGCCGGCTCGGCCATCGCCATGGGAGCAAAGGCCAGAGCCCCTGCCGCCGCGCCTGCAAAAATCATCGAGGTGAGCGTCTTTGAGGTCATGCATGAGGTCTACCCAGCCTTCACGCATGTCGAAACGCACAACAGGCGAACTATGCGAAGCGCTTGGTGTACTTAGGTGGCAACAGCCGCATGACCTGGGTCAGCGGCGCCCACGGCCAGCGCGGCACGACGGCGCGCCCCTTCTCCTTCTCGATGGCCTCGACCATGGCGCGCACGCCGGTCTCGTTGTCGACCATGAGCATCGTCGAGTTGGCCTTGGCCGTCATCTCGGATTCGATGTACCCCGGTTCGACGACCGTGACCCTGATGGGGCCCTTGTCGTACTCCGCGCGCAGGGACTCGCCCAGCGACGTCATACCGGCCTTGCTCGCACAGTAGGCGGCCTTGCCGCCGGGGACACCCGTGTTGCCCAGCACCGAGGAGATCAGCACCAGGTGTCCACCGCCTGCCTTCTTGAACATCTCCAGTGCGGCCTCGATCTGCACCAGACCGGCGACCAGGTTGGTCTCGAGCGTGGCCTTGTTGGCCCACGGCTTGCCCTCGCCCAGCGGCCAGCCCTTGCCGATGCCCGCGTTGACGATGACGCGGTCGATACCGCCGAGTTCCTCGGACAGTTCGTTGAACACCCGGGGCACGGCCTCGTGATCGTTGACGTCCAGCGCGGCGATGGCCACCTTGATGTACGGGTGTCGGTCGGCGATCTCGGCCTTGAGCTCCTCCAGACGATCCGTGCGGCGCGCGCACAGCGCCAGGTTGCGGCCTCTGGCTGCGAATTGACGGGCCATACCGGCGCCCAGGCCTGAGCTGGCACCGGTGATGAGGATGTTCTGACGGGTCACCGCAGCAGGATAACCGGGTTAGACAACTGTCAAGAATCCGCCCGCTATTTGAGCAGGCGCGACATCCGCCGGTCGGCCAGCACCTTACCGCCGGTCTGGCAGGTCGGGCAGTACTGGAAGGACTTGTCGGCGAACGAGACCTCCCGCACGGTGTCGCCGCACACCGGGCACGGCAGGCCGGTGCGCGCGTGGACCCGTAGGCCCGAGCGTTTCTCGCCCTTCAACGTCGCGGCCTGCTGCCCCACCGAGCGGCTCACGGCATCGGTGAGCACCGTGATCATGGCGTCGTGCAGCGCACCGAGTTGCGCATCGGTGAGCTTGCCCGCGGTCGCGAACGGCGACAGCTTGGCCACGTGCAGGATCTCGTCACTGTAGGCGTTGCCGATGCCCGCCATCACCTTCTGGTCGGTGATCACGGTCTTGATGCGCCCGGAGTTGCCCGCGAGCACCCCGGCCAGGGCCGTCGAATCCAGCGACAGCGCGTCGGGACCGAGACTCGCGATCTGCGGGACGTCCATCGGATCGCGGACCACCCACACCGCGAGCCGCTTCTGCGTGCCCGCCTCGGTGAGGTCGAAGCCCTGGGAGTCCCCCAAATGCACGCGCAGGGCGATCGGCCCCTTCCCCGGCTTGAGCGGCGTGGGTGCGAGTTTGTCCGACCACCGCAGCCACCCCGCGCGTGACAGGTGCGTGATGAGGTGCAGCGGCGCGCCGCCGGATTCGACTTCCATACCGAGGTACTTGCCCCAGCGATGGGCCGCCGTGACGGTGCTGCCGTGCAGCGCCGCGACCGGCGGATCGAACGTCTTGAGCACCGACAACGCGGACACGTCGACGCGTGACACCACCCGGCCGACCGCGTGCCGGCGCAGGTGATCGGCCAGTGCCTCGACCTCGGGCAGTTCGGGCATGCCTTCCAGTGTGTCAGCCGAACGCCGACCATGCTGGTAACCATGTCCGAACGGCACGCGCCGGAACCCGTCGGTAATCCCCTGCGCGGCATCTTCGTGGTCAACCGGGTCGCGGGGCGCTGGCCGTTCGCGCTGCGTGCGGCGATCTGCATGGCGGTGCCGGTGCTGGTCGGCTGGTCGGCCGGGAACACGTCCGCCGGCCTGATCGCCACCATCGGCGGGTTCACGTCGCTCTACGGCAGCGGACGGCCCTACCTCAATCGCGGTGTGTTCCTCGGCGGCGTGGCGGTGACGTTCGCGGTGGTGGTGGCCCTCGGCGACTGGGCGTCGCGGCACGTGTGGCTCGGCGTGGCCACAGTGACCGTGATCGCGATGGTCACGGTGCTGGTGTGCCACGCGTTGTCGGTCGGGCCGCCAGGGGCGTACATGTTCGTGCTGGCCTGCGCGGCGGGGACCGGCGCGCCCGGCACCGCCGACCTGGGCCCGGTGCGGATGGCGTTGCTGGTGCTCGCGGGTGGATCGTTCGCGTGGTGCGTGCACATGCTGGGTGCCCTGATCCGCCCGCGCGGTCCGGAGAGGGCCGCGGTGCGCGACGCCGCGCTGGCGATCGCCGAGTACATCGACAGCATCGGCGGCGACGCGAATGCCGAAGGGCAGGCCCGCCACCGCGCGGCCACGCTGCTGCACACCGCATGGGTGACGCTCGTGACGTTCCAGCCCGTGCAACCGAAACCCGATCAGGCGCTGTACCGGCTGCGGGTGGTCAACCGGCGGTTGCATGTGCTTTTAGCCGACGCGATGCGCGCCGCCGACGCAGGCACCGCTCCCCCACCCGGCGGTGCCGCGTTCGCCCGCGAACTCGCGGCCATCCCCCCGCTCACCGATGAGCATGGCGCTGAAGGCGTTCCGCTCGGCAGGCCCGGCGCGGGCCAACTGCTGCGCCAGGCGCTGCGCCCGGGGTCGATGTCGCTGCGACTGGCCGCGAGAGTCGCTGTGGCCGTGGCGATCTCAGGGGCCATCGCGGTCGGGTTCGCCGAGGCGCTCGCGATCGACCGCGCCTACTGGGCGATGGCCGCGGCAGTGCTCATGCTGCACCAGGGTTTCGCGTGGGTGCGCACCGTGACCCGCAGCGTCGAACGCATGGTGGGCACATGGCTGGGCCTCGGTGTCGCGGGCGCGATCCTCGCGGTGCATCCGCAGGGCGTCTGGCTCGCGCTGACCATCGGGGTGCTGCAGTTCGTCATCGAGATGTACGTGGTGCGCAACTACACCCTGGCCGTCGTGTTCATCACCCCGGCCGCGCTGACCATCTCGTCCGGCGGTGCGGCGATCACCGATCTCGGTGCGCTCCTGTGGGCCCGCGGTGTGGACACGCTGATCGGTTGTGCGGTGGCGCTTCTCGCCTACCGGGCGACGCAGCGAATGCGCGCCCCGACGGCATTGTCGACGGCGATCACGCGGACCCTCGACGCGGTCGACGCGACCCTGCCCCACCTCGGCGCCGGCGCGGCGACCACCGGTGCGGCCCGCACCCACCGCCGCGACCTCCACGTGCGCGCGATGGCGCTGCTGCCGTCATACGACGCCGCGGTCGGCGGTTCGGCCGCCCAACGGCGCGCGGCAGAACGGTTGTGGCCCACGGTCGTCGCCGCCGAGCAGCTGGCGTACCGCACGCTGGCGGCGTGCTGGGCACTCGAACGCGACGGCGACGTCGACGCGGCGCGCGACACTGCCGACGCACTGGCCGAGCAGGCCTCAGACGTTCGCGGCCGCCTTGACGAGGGACAGTAGCCAACTGACGACCGACAGCACGATGGCCGCCCAGATCGCGGTCCACCAGAAGTCGTCGATGTGCAGACCCCAGTGCGTGGTGTGGTCGGTGATCTGCGACGTGATCCACAGCATCAGCGCGTTGATGACGATGTGGAACAGTCCGAGCGTGAGGATGTAGAGCGGGATCGACAGGATCTGCACGATCGGCTTGATGATCGCGTTGACCAACCCGAAGATCACCGCGACCACGAAGATGATGCCGACCCGTGTCAGCGTCGAGTCACCACCGACGAAGCTCATCCCCGGGACGATGAGAGTGACCACCCAGAGCGCGAATCCGGTCAGTGCGGCGCGCAACAGAAATGAGCTCATGATGGCTCAGTCTGCCGAGCGCAGCAGGTAGGTGTCCATGATCCAGCCGTGGCGTGTCCTGGCCTCGGCGCGCATGCGCACGATGTCCTCTGCCACGTCGCCGACCGTGCCGGCCACCAAAAGTTCGTCGGGCGTGCCCAGATAGGCGCCCCACCAGATCCGCGTGCGCGGATCGCACGTGCGGAACGAGCAGTCCGCGTCGAGCATCACCACGGCGCTGCCGGTCAGGCCGTGCTCGCGAAGGCGCCGGCCGGTGGTGATCAGGACCGGTTCGCCGACGTCGTTGAGCGGGATGCGGTGACGCGCCGTGAGTGCCTGGATCGCGGTCACACCGGGAATCACGTCGTAGTCGAATTCGACGTGCTCGCCGACCATCTCGAGGATGCGCAGGGTGCTGTCGTACAGCGACGGGTCGCCCCACGCCAGGAACGCGCCCACGCCGTCGGGTCCGAGTTCGCTCTCGATCGCGCGCGCCCAGATGCGTGCGCGTTCGGCATGCCAGTCCGCGACGATCTGCCGGTAGTCACCATCTTCGGCCCGTTTCGGGTCGGCGAGTTCGACGAAGCGGTAACGGGCCTCGGTGATGAACCGCTCGCAGATCAACCGCCGCAGCGCCACCAGTTCGTCCTTCGATTGGCCCTTGTCCATGGCGAAGAACACCTCGGTGTCGTTGAGCGCGGCGACGGCCTGCGCGGTGACGTAGTCCGGATCTCCGGCTCCGATACCGATGACGTGGATGCGACGCACACGCGAAGGCTAACGACCCGACCGTCGTTACCCCAAGTACCCGGTACCGCTGGTATTGACTTGTCGATCTTCCTTGCCTACCTTCGAAGTAGGAACCCGACGAAGGGAACGTCAACGGTGACCACTTCGGTTCGATCTGCCGCCACCCGCGATGAGTACGCCGAACGCCTGCTGAAGGGCTCGGTGAAGAGGTCTTATGCCCCGGTCGTCGACATCGAATGGGACACGCCGCTGGAGCCCGACAAGTTCTTCCTGCCGCCCAAGCTCGTGTCGCTGTACGGAACACCGTTGTGGGAGAGCATGTCCCGCGAACAGCAGATCGAACTGTCGCGCCAGGAGCTGGCCAACACCCTGTCGGCGGGCATCTGGTTCGAGAACATCCTCAACCAGGCGCTGTTGCGCAAG
Coding sequences:
- a CDS encoding Fpg/Nei family DNA glycosylase, with amino-acid sequence MPELPEVEALADHLRRHAVGRVVSRVDVSALSVLKTFDPPVAALHGSTVTAAHRWGKYLGMEVESGGAPLHLITHLSRAGWLRWSDKLAPTPLKPGKGPIALRVHLGDSQGFDLTEAGTQKRLAVWVVRDPMDVPQIASLGPDALSLDSTALAGVLAGNSGRIKTVITDQKVMAGIGNAYSDEILHVAKLSPFATAGKLTDAQLGALHDAMITVLTDAVSRSVGQQAATLKGEKRSGLRVHARTGLPCPVCGDTVREVSFADKSFQYCPTCQTGGKVLADRRMSRLLK
- a CDS encoding FUSC family protein, which encodes MSERHAPEPVGNPLRGIFVVNRVAGRWPFALRAAICMAVPVLVGWSAGNTSAGLIATIGGFTSLYGSGRPYLNRGVFLGGVAVTFAVVVALGDWASRHVWLGVATVTVIAMVTVLVCHALSVGPPGAYMFVLACAAGTGAPGTADLGPVRMALLVLAGGSFAWCVHMLGALIRPRGPERAAVRDAALAIAEYIDSIGGDANAEGQARHRAATLLHTAWVTLVTFQPVQPKPDQALYRLRVVNRRLHVLLADAMRAADAGTAPPPGGAAFARELAAIPPLTDEHGAEGVPLGRPGAGQLLRQALRPGSMSLRLAARVAVAVAISGAIAVGFAEALAIDRAYWAMAAAVLMLHQGFAWVRTVTRSVERMVGTWLGLGVAGAILAVHPQGVWLALTIGVLQFVIEMYVVRNYTLAVVFITPAALTISSGGAAITDLGALLWARGVDTLIGCAVALLAYRATQRMRAPTALSTAITRTLDAVDATLPHLGAGAATTGAARTHRRDLHVRAMALLPSYDAAVGGSAAQRRAAERLWPTVVAAEQLAYRTLAACWALERDGDVDAARDTADALAEQASDVRGRLDEGQ
- a CDS encoding phage holin family protein, giving the protein MSSFLLRAALTGFALWVVTLIVPGMSFVGGDSTLTRVGIIFVVAVIFGLVNAIIKPIVQILSIPLYILTLGLFHIVINALMLWITSQITDHTTHWGLHIDDFWWTAIWAAIVLSVVSWLLSLVKAAANV
- the cobF gene encoding precorrin-6A synthase (deacetylating): MRRIHVIGIGAGDPDYVTAQAVAALNDTEVFFAMDKGQSKDELVALRRLICERFITEARYRFVELADPKRAEDGDYRQIVADWHAERARIWARAIESELGPDGVGAFLAWGDPSLYDSTLRILEMVGEHVEFDYDVIPGVTAIQALTARHRIPLNDVGEPVLITTGRRLREHGLTGSAVVMLDADCSFRTCDPRTRIWWGAYLGTPDELLVAGTVGDVAEDIVRMRAEARTRHGWIMDTYLLRSAD